In a genomic window of Ipomoea triloba cultivar NCNSP0323 chromosome 3, ASM357664v1:
- the LOC116013100 gene encoding small subunit processome component 20 homolog: MATTSDAMAVKSLNKCSGRRRFVFKNFSQRIQDIDIDVYRSLDPLKTEPSEGSSFFRDCLMQYRELNTAEDFISFYEEMLPLVQTLPQIVLQKELILLELLSRLNMKGRLSLEPILRLIAALSRDLVDDFVPFLQRVADSLVVLLKNGADREPEIIEQIFTSWSYIMMYLQKYLTKDVVYVLKVTVKLRYFPKDYVQEFMAESVSFLLRNASVKQLKKGIQNLMIEVVKKPSLTRKSGISSLLWYAMRGTSSRFHSRADQVLRLLLDNSLYSIGDHFNGGPETVLEVIIGAFPQTCLLTPYCTRKLAKYPGENELNVFKLLSVYVEEPLAARRFVDVLLPLLSKKSHACDICVDTLQIIKNIARPLGDESIKKIFKSISPLLISGDLDVRGSVCDVLDALARNDSSLLNLAKRLRELNATSASEMGDLDYDTIISAYGKLNVVFFHNAEEEHALIILSNSIRDMSSEDLILRQSAFRLLSSFVEYSGQILEQEMKPEQGCSGSWVMYIINNFLLKHMGNAMNKEGAAQKLWIGLLREMVLKLHKMVEFKTYTVLCSEDPEQDFFNNIVHLQRHRRARALSRFGNVVGSGSFSEGVMNRVFVPLLFNMLLDVQNGKGENIRNACIEALASISKWMDWNAYYGLLVRCFREMTLKQDKQKVLMRLICTILDQFHFSEANFVHEIEGSMEHMSDPDISKKISAVSSTFISNGDLSKIQICLKKDVLPKVQKFLMSDSENVNVTISLVALKVLKLLPGDIMELQLPSIIHRISNFLKNRLESVRDEARSALAACLKELGLEYLQFIIKVLRGTLKRGFELHVLGYTLNFILTKFLQNPTSLNLDYCLEDLLFVAESDILGDVSEEKEVEKIASKMKETKKQKSYETLKLIAQNITFKTHALKLLLPVTVHLQKQLTPKVKTKLENMLNHISSGIQCNPSVNQKELFVFAYGLIKDGLKDEHFGHEDTLISDEGKQNKDEVRAENTNSNRLISVDRRYSYLITEFAVRILQNYLRNMELDKEDEKLLSMLDPFVRLLGDCLSSKYENIIFAALKSLYSIVRLPLPTLENEANRIKNSLLDIAQGSVNASTPLMESCIKLLTVLLQNTKMTLSEAQLQSLIQFPFFVDLERNPSFVALSLLKAIIKKKLVAPEIYDVVKGVAELMVTSQVESIRRKCSKIFLQFLDCYPISVKRFQQHLDSLLANLRYEHSTGREAVLEMLRAIIVKIPDRIQEQSQTIFMHLVICLANDQDNKVRSMAGVSIKLLAENMKKFGSLTSIIEYSFSWYRGEKQHLWSSAAQVLGLLVEVMGNSFQEYVSDVLSVTKNILQSACAALANRQLGLSDEVVPLWKEVYYSLVLLEKIHHQFTALCFTEELQDLWETICDFLLYPHMWVRSISVRLIDLYFARVTKACNENQALLWSFFLMEPSRLFQIAVSLICQLNIQLVKDADEALITQNLVFAICGIQALLVHGSGHSAFGPEEQSRFLKAFNLLDPKKGRSIFTAFSSYYSAQGNEQQTKHQGSMIVSCLLKRMGKIPIQMEALQTRIVFNCFKSMSIKLLDQSSALSSEDEVDCQSYAYQILLPLYKVCEGQAGKVISDDVKQLAQEVCESIRDVLGMQSFVQVYSQIRKKLKAKRDRRKQEEKLMAVINPMRNAKRKLRIAAKHKANKKRKIMSMKMTR, translated from the exons ATGGCGACAACTTCCGATGCTATGGCCGTTAAGTCTCTCAACAAGTGCTCCGGCCGCCGCCGCTTTGTT TTCAAGAATTTTTCGCAGCGAATTCAGGACATTGACATTGATGTATATCGGAGTCTTGATCCTCTGAAAACTGAGCCTTCAGAAGGGTCCTCATTTTTTCGTGACTGTCTTATGCAATACAGA GAATTAAATACAGCTGAGGATTTTATCTCGTTTTATGAAGAAATGTTGCCCTTGGTACAAACTCTACCTCAAATTGTTCTTCAGAAGGAATTGATACTCTTAGAACTTCTATCTAGATTGAACATGAAGGGAAGACTATCTCTTGAGCCCATTTTAAG GTTGATTGCAGCATTATCTAGAGATCTGGTGGATGACTTTGTACC CTTTCTTCAGAGAGTTGCTGATTCTTTGGTGGTTCTTCTAAAAAATGGTGCTGATAGAGAACCAGAAATAATTGAGCAG ATTTTTACATCATGGTCATACATTATGATGTACCTACAGAAATACCTTACCAAAGACGTAGTTTATGTTCTAAA GGTTACTGTAAAATTGAGGTACTTCCCCAAAGACTATGTGCAAGAATTCATGGCGGAGTCAGTATCATTCTTATTGAGGAACGCATCTGTCAAGCAACTTAAAAAAG GAATTCAAAACTTAATGATTGAAGTTGTGAAGAAACCATCATTGACAAGAAAGTCTGGAATCAGTTCCTTACTGTGGTATGCCATGAGGGGAACATCATCAAGGTTTCATTCAAGGGCAGATCAAGTATTGCGCCTTCTGCTTGATAACTCCCTATATAGCATCGGCGATCATTTTAATGGAG GTCCAGAAACCGTTCTTGAAGTTATCATTGGTGCTTTCCCCCAAACATGTTTGT TAACTCCTTACTGTACCAGGAAACTCGCCAAATATCCTGGAGAGAATGAGCTGAATGTTTTTAAGCTGTTATCCGTTTATGTAGAGGAACCTTTAGCAGCAAGGAGATTTGTTGATGTTTTGCTTCCACTTTTATCAAAGAAATCTCATGCTTGTG ATATTTGTGTGGACACACTGCAGATCATCAAGAATATAGCAAGACCTTTAGGGGATGAAAGCATTAAAAAGATTTTCAAATCGATTTCTCCACTTCTCATTTCTGGTGATCTTGATGTCCGGGGTTCTGTTTGTGATGTTCTTGATGCTCTTGCCAGAAATGATTCATCATTACTTAATTTG GCAAAACGTCTTCGTGAACTGAATGCAACCTCTGCTTCAGAGATGGGTGATCTTGATTATGATACTATTATTTCTGCTTATGGAAAGTTGAATGTAGTTTTCTTCCACAATGCTGAAGAAGAACATGCATTAATTATTTTGTCAAATTCTATACGTGACATGTCATCTGAAGATTTGATTCTCAGGCAGAGTGCATTTAGATTGTTGTCATCATTTGTTGAATATTCTGGTCAAATTCTTGAACAAGAAATGAAACCTGAACAAGGGTGTTCTGGATCCTGGGTTATGTACATAATAAACAACTTTCTCTTAAAGCACATGGGAAATGCAATGAACAAAGAAGGCGCAGCTCAAAAG CTATGGATTGGTCTACTGCGTGAAATGGTTTTGAAGCTTCACAAGATGGTGGAATTCAAAACATATACTGTTCTCTGCAGTGAAGATCCAGAACAGGATTTTTTTAACAACATTGTTCACTTACAG aGGCACAGAAGGGCAAGGGCTCTATCTCGATTTGGCAATGTTGTTGGTTCTGGGAGTTTCTCTGAG GGTGTTATGAATAGAGTTTTTGTGCCACTCCTTTTCAATATGCTATTAGATGTACAAAATGGGAAGGGAGAAAATATTAGAAATGCATGTATAGAAGCTCTTGCATCAATATCTAAATGGATGGACTGGAATGCATACTATGGATTACTTGTCAGATGTTTCCGTGAGATGACTCTGAAACAAGACAAACAAAAAGTGTTAATGCGGCTTATCTGCACCATTCTAGACCAATTCCATTTTTCAGAAGCCAATTTTGTTCATGAAATTGAAGGTTCTATGGAGCATATGTCAGATCCAGacattagtaaaaaaatatcTGCAGTGTCAAGCACCTTTATTAGCAATGGTGACCTGTCTAAGATTCAGATTTGTCTCAAGAAAGACGTGCTTCCTAAGGTACAGAAATTTTTGATGTCTGATTCTGAAAATGTCAATGTAACTATCAGTTTAGTTGCCCTCAAGGTGCTGAAGTTACTTCCTGGTGACATCATGGAATTGCAACTTCCAAGCATTATACATCGTATTTCTAACTTCCTTAAGAATCGTTTAGAAAGTGTCCGAGATGAAGCTAGATCTGCCTTGGCAGCTTGCTTAAAAGAGCTTGGATTGGAATACTTGCAATTTATCATCAAAGTCTTGCGAGGCACTTTGAAAAGAGGTTTTGAATTGCATGTTCTGGGATACACATTGAATTTTATATTGACAAAATTTCTTCAAAATCCCACTAGTCTAAATTTGGATTATTGTCTAGAAGATCTTCTTTTTGTTGCTGAAAGTGATATACTTGGCGATGTGTCAGAAGAGAAAGAGGTAGAGAAGATTGCTTCAAAAATGAAGGAGACTAAAAAGCAGAAGTCCTATGAGACCCTCAAGTTGATTGCCCAAAACATCACATTCAAAACCCATGCCTTAAAGCTTCTTTTGCCTGTTACTGTGCATCTACAGAAGCAGCTGACTCCAAAAGTGAAAACAAAATTGGAGAACATGTTGAATCATATATCTTCTGGTATACAATGCAATCCATCTGTGAATCAGAAAGAGCTCTTTGTGTTTGCATATGGTCTCATCAAGGATGGCTTAAAGGATGAACATTTTGGCCATGAAGACACACTCATCTCAGATGAAGGCAAACAAAATAAAGATGAAGTGAGGGCTGAAAACACTAATTCAAATAGATTGATCAGTGTTGATCGGCGATATTCTTATCTGATTACAGAATTTGCTGTTCGGATACTGCAGAACTACCTAAGGAACATGGAGCTAGACAAAGAGGATGAGAAGTTGTTATCAATGTTAGACCCTTTTGTCAGGCTATTGGGTGATTGTTTGAgttcaaaatatgaaaatatcatATTTGCAGCGCTAAAATCCCTATATTCAATAGTCAGGCTGCCTTTGCCAACCCTTGAAAATGAAGCTAACCGGATAAAGAATTCACTGTTGGATATTGCCCAAGGTTCAGTAAATGCCAGTACTCCGTTGATGGAATCATGTATTAAATTGTTAACAGTGCTTCTGCAAAATACCAAAATGACACTTTCTGAAGCACAGCTTCAATCACTTATCCAATTCCcattttttgttgatcttgaaAGAAATCCCTCATTTGTGGCTCTCTCTCTTCTGAAAGCtataataaagaaaaagttGGTAGCTCCTGAAATCTATGATGTCGTCAAGGGTGTTGCGGAATTGATGGTGACCAGTCAAGTTGAATCAATTCGCAGGAAGTGCAGTAAGATTTTTCTACAGTTCTTAGATTGCTATCCAATTTCGGTGAAACGCTTTCAGCAACATCTTGATTCCTTACTTGCAAACCTGAG ATATGAACATTCAACTGGTAGAGAAGCTGTTCTTGAAATGCTTCGTGCTATCATAGTGAAAATTCCAGACAGAATACAAGAGCAGTCTCAGACTATTTTTATGCATTTGGTAATATGCTTGGCTAATGACCAAGATAACAAAGTCAGGTCTATGGCTGGTGTTTCCATAAAGCTACTTGCAGAGAACATGAAGAAATTTGGGTCACTTACGTCTATTATTGAATATAGTTTTTCTTGGTATAGAGGTGAGAAACAGCATTTATGGAGTTCTGCAGCACAG GTTTTGGGATTATTGGTGGAAGTGATGGGTAACAGTTTTCAGGAGTATGTTTCTGATGTTTTATCTGTTACGAAAAACATCTTGCAATCTGCTTGCGCTGCTCTTGCGAATAGACAACTGGGCTTATCTGATGAAGTAGTTCCCCTCTGGAAGGAAGTATACTATTCATTGGTTTTATTAGAGAAGATTCATCATCAATTTACTGCATTGTGCTTCACAGAGGAGCTTCAG GATTTGTGGGAAACAATCTGTGATTTCCTCTTATATCCACACATGTGGGTGCGCAGCATATCGGTCCGCCTTATAGATTTGTACTTTGCCAGAGTGACCAAGGCTTGCAATGAAAACCAGGCACTGTTGTGGTCATTCTTCTTAATGGAGCCAAGTAGACTGTTCCAAATTGCTGTTTCCCTCATTTGCCAACTGAACATACAGCTGGTCAAAGATGCTGACGAGGCCCTAATCACACAAAACCTTGTGTTTGCAATTTGTGGTATACAGGCATTACTAGTACATGGTAGTGGTCATTCTGCCTTTGGCCCTGAGGAGCAAAGCCGCTTCCTGAAAGCTTTTAATTTGCTTGATCCAAAGAAGGGAAGAAGCATCTTTACGGCTTTCAGCTCTTATTACAGTGCTCAGGGCAATGAACAGCAAACCAAGCACCAGGGCTCTATGATTGTCTCCTGTCTGCTTAAGAGAATGGGGAAGATTCCTATTCAGATGGAGGCACTGCAG ACAAGAATCGTCTTCAACTGTTTCAAATCAATGTCTATCAAACTTCTTGACCAATCGAGTGCATTATCATCTGAAGATGAGGTTGACTGCCAGAGCTATGCTTATCAAATCCTGCTGCCTCTATACAAAGTTTGTGAAGGACAAGCTGGGAAAGTAATTTCAG